A window of Rubricoccus marinus contains these coding sequences:
- a CDS encoding UvrD-helicase domain-containing protein: MTETFKALDVPLAPGITLVEASAGTGKTYALTELVLRLVLEDGALGEGTPDLRKLLVVTFTVAATEELKTRIRRALREALDAFEGGEASGVVEPFLARYGATPEAREAGAQRLRHALGQVGEAAVFTIHGFCKRVLERSAFESGEPFAFDFTEDAARLQTRVARDVWHGLVGGHTDLGPLALAAGWTLDRLTQHAANATQFVDTRILPPAEPLADAMAEVRDARQRLRDAWHPAAQEDIVDPRLWRMDTKSKPFTTDLRGVFARVDAFARGDWGEIGAVEMATVERASAAIKNGSKAGKEAVSDVEADAGFRACTDVVAAISRLETALIHAFVASLEAGTRRAKAAASLLTFDDLIERLDRALAHPATGPSLRRAIQDQFAVALIDEFQDTDPTQYRIFRRAFGASPEASGESATVHSPLPTGPATGRPLFFIGDPKQAIYAFRGADVFAYLEARGDADRRFTLGTNYRSSPDLVSAVNALFSRLGTGGKPFIYDGIPFEPVAANASEPGIRGVTPVAPFVWWAGDGLERGRGNIVTKGNAREAAMEATVAEICRLLNDERAEIRDAKTGLWRRLEAGDLAVLTRTNGQARELQDRLRRANVVAVVGKGDDIRTSREMDEIERVLRAMARPTDSRRVRAALATEMWGWTGADLAAASGDSDEQGRMLKVVEGLRKDRALWRRNGVFGALTAWVRREDVRQRLHQYADRERRLTNLRHCLELLHEAETSEDRSVDELLHWVRTRTERTFAERQRVEMRLESDDHAVQLVTMHNAKGLEYPVVFAPFVWDDKEKATWHGTFEASPPVAHVGSGGAVYDLGSPAQEAHRALADAERLAESLRLTYVALTRARERLYVVWGPLSGGHASGIGHLLRTLPLPLAEGLASFDDATRKTALEHLRTSLATLEEWIARAELGHVMAVAPLPQGGGRVEREAQAEDASGVRTLGAGARDRVHSPEARASFSSWASGAPRDDRADEGDAAPEADGDTPEAGLFAFASGPRAGTCLHEVLENAVFRLPDSYRDLESSNAQAIARVLRRHGLHDGTSRVHRAVCQPLADVSEMIATLAETEMPGLGFALKDVPRGGFAAEWRFVAPLARVAPSQIADLFREHGDEVLQSYAEVVARLAPEAVDGLFVGSADLVVQHPGEERWSLIDWKSNHLGPTAAHYGAEPLARTMRAHHYLLQAHLYLAGLHRYLRTRLADYDYDRHVGGAAYVFLRGVAPPTSAPEASGENLEAATGFHVVRPPRALVEALDALLFAPLAEEAPGAGDGARESEPRAPEAG; the protein is encoded by the coding sequence ATGACCGAGACGTTTAAGGCCCTCGACGTGCCTCTGGCGCCCGGCATCACGCTCGTCGAGGCCAGCGCCGGGACGGGCAAGACGTACGCGCTGACCGAGCTCGTCTTGCGCCTCGTGCTGGAGGACGGCGCGCTCGGCGAGGGCACTCCCGACCTCCGCAAGCTGCTCGTCGTCACGTTCACCGTGGCAGCGACGGAGGAACTCAAGACCCGCATCCGGCGGGCGCTCCGCGAAGCGCTGGACGCCTTCGAGGGCGGCGAGGCCTCTGGCGTGGTCGAGCCGTTTCTCGCGCGCTACGGCGCGACGCCAGAGGCCCGCGAGGCCGGGGCACAGCGGCTGCGGCACGCGCTCGGGCAGGTCGGCGAGGCGGCGGTCTTCACCATCCACGGCTTCTGCAAGCGCGTGCTGGAGCGGAGCGCGTTCGAGAGCGGCGAGCCGTTCGCGTTCGACTTCACCGAGGACGCTGCGCGGCTCCAGACCCGCGTGGCCCGAGACGTGTGGCACGGCCTCGTCGGCGGCCACACCGACCTCGGGCCCCTGGCGCTCGCCGCGGGGTGGACGCTGGACCGCCTCACGCAGCACGCCGCCAACGCCACGCAGTTCGTGGACACGCGCATCCTCCCGCCCGCCGAGCCTCTGGCGGACGCGATGGCCGAGGTCCGCGACGCGCGCCAGCGGCTCCGCGACGCCTGGCACCCCGCGGCGCAAGAGGACATCGTCGACCCGCGCCTCTGGCGGATGGACACCAAGAGCAAGCCGTTCACGACCGACCTCCGCGGCGTCTTCGCCCGCGTGGACGCCTTCGCCAGAGGCGACTGGGGCGAGATCGGCGCCGTCGAGATGGCGACGGTGGAGCGCGCGAGCGCGGCGATCAAGAACGGCTCGAAGGCCGGCAAAGAGGCCGTTTCGGACGTGGAGGCCGATGCGGGATTCCGGGCCTGCACAGATGTCGTCGCGGCGATCTCGCGGCTGGAGACGGCGCTGATCCACGCCTTTGTCGCTTCGCTCGAAGCCGGCACGCGCCGCGCCAAGGCCGCCGCGAGCCTGCTCACGTTCGACGACCTGATCGAGCGGCTGGACCGCGCGCTCGCGCACCCGGCCACAGGCCCCTCGCTGCGCCGCGCCATCCAGGACCAGTTCGCGGTCGCGCTTATCGACGAGTTCCAGGACACCGACCCGACGCAGTACCGAATCTTCCGCCGCGCCTTTGGCGCGTCGCCAGAGGCCTCTGGCGAGTCCGCCACTGTCCACTCCCCACTCCCCACTGGCCCGGCCACCGGCCGCCCCCTCTTCTTTATCGGCGACCCGAAGCAGGCCATCTACGCCTTCCGCGGCGCCGACGTATTCGCGTATCTGGAAGCGCGCGGCGACGCCGACCGGCGGTTCACGCTCGGGACCAACTACCGCTCGTCGCCCGACCTCGTGAGCGCCGTCAACGCGCTGTTCTCGCGACTGGGAACGGGTGGCAAGCCTTTCATCTACGACGGCATCCCCTTCGAGCCTGTGGCCGCGAATGCGAGCGAGCCCGGGATTCGCGGCGTGACGCCAGTGGCGCCGTTCGTGTGGTGGGCCGGGGACGGCCTGGAGCGCGGGCGCGGCAACATCGTCACCAAGGGCAACGCGCGAGAGGCCGCGATGGAGGCGACCGTGGCGGAGATCTGCCGCCTGCTCAACGACGAGCGCGCCGAGATCCGCGACGCCAAGACGGGCCTCTGGCGCCGGCTCGAAGCGGGCGACCTCGCGGTTCTGACGCGCACGAACGGGCAGGCGCGAGAGCTTCAGGACCGCCTGCGGCGCGCGAACGTCGTCGCGGTGGTCGGCAAGGGCGACGACATCCGGACCTCGCGCGAGATGGACGAAATCGAGCGCGTGCTCCGCGCCATGGCGCGGCCGACCGACTCCCGCCGCGTCCGCGCCGCCCTCGCGACCGAGATGTGGGGCTGGACCGGCGCCGACCTCGCCGCGGCCTCTGGCGACAGCGACGAGCAGGGCCGGATGCTCAAGGTCGTCGAAGGGCTCCGAAAGGACCGCGCTCTCTGGCGCCGCAACGGAGTCTTCGGCGCTTTGACGGCGTGGGTGCGCCGCGAAGACGTGCGCCAGAGGCTTCACCAGTACGCCGACCGCGAGCGGCGGCTGACGAACCTGCGCCACTGCCTCGAACTGCTCCACGAGGCCGAGACCTCCGAGGACCGGTCCGTGGACGAACTCCTGCACTGGGTCCGCACGCGGACGGAGCGGACGTTTGCCGAGCGGCAGCGCGTCGAGATGCGGCTGGAGAGCGACGACCACGCCGTCCAGCTTGTGACGATGCACAATGCGAAAGGGCTAGAGTACCCGGTCGTGTTCGCGCCGTTCGTGTGGGACGACAAGGAGAAGGCGACGTGGCACGGCACGTTCGAGGCCAGCCCGCCGGTCGCGCACGTCGGCTCGGGCGGGGCGGTCTACGACCTCGGGAGCCCGGCGCAAGAGGCCCACCGCGCGCTCGCGGACGCCGAGCGTCTCGCCGAAAGCCTCCGCCTCACCTACGTCGCGCTCACACGGGCGCGCGAGCGGCTCTACGTCGTCTGGGGACCGCTCAGCGGCGGCCACGCCAGCGGCATCGGCCACCTCCTGCGCACGCTCCCACTGCCTCTGGCGGAGGGTCTCGCGAGCTTCGACGACGCGACCCGCAAGACGGCCCTGGAGCACCTGCGGACGAGTCTCGCGACGCTCGAAGAGTGGATCGCGCGGGCCGAACTGGGTCACGTGATGGCCGTCGCGCCGCTGCCGCAGGGCGGGGGGCGCGTGGAGCGCGAGGCGCAGGCCGAAGACGCCTCTGGCGTCCGCACGCTCGGTGCGGGAGCGCGCGACCGCGTCCACTCGCCCGAGGCGCGCGCCAGCTTCTCGTCGTGGGCCTCTGGCGCTCCGCGCGACGACCGCGCCGACGAGGGCGACGCCGCGCCCGAGGCCGACGGCGACACGCCAGAGGCCGGGCTGTTCGCCTTCGCTTCCGGCCCGCGTGCCGGGACGTGCCTGCACGAGGTGCTGGAGAACGCCGTTTTCCGCCTGCCCGACTCGTACCGCGATCTCGAGAGTTCCAACGCGCAGGCCATCGCGCGTGTGCTTCGCCGCCACGGTCTGCACGACGGCACGAGTCGCGTCCACCGCGCCGTCTGCCAGCCTCTGGCGGACGTGTCCGAGATGATCGCGACGCTCGCGGAGACCGAGATGCCGGGCCTCGGGTTCGCGCTCAAGGACGTGCCGCGCGGCGGGTTCGCGGCCGAGTGGCGGTTCGTGGCGCCTCTGGCGCGGGTCGCGCCGTCGCAGATCGCCGACCTGTTCCGCGAGCACGGCGACGAAGTACTCCAGAGCTACGCGGAGGTCGTCGCGCGCCTCGCGCCAGAGGCCGTGGACGGGCTGTTCGTGGGCTCGGCCGACCTCGTCGTGCAGCACCCGGGCGAGGAGCGCTGGTCGCTCATCGACTGGAAGAGCAATCACCTCGGGCCGACGGCGGCGCACTACGGCGCGGAGCCTCTGGCGCGGACGATGCGCGCGCACCACTACCTCTTGCAGGCGCACCTCTACCTCGCCGGCCTGCATCGCTACCTCCGCACGCGCCTCGCGGACTACGACTACGACCGGCACGTCGGCGGTGCGGCCTACGTCTTCCTTCGCGGGGTTGCGCCACCGACTAGTGCGCCAGAGGCCTCTGGCGAGAACCTGGAGGCCGCGACGGGCTTCCACGTCGTCCGCCCGCCTCGCGCGCTCGTGGAGGCGCTGGACGCGCTCCTGTTCGCGCCTCTGGCGGAGGAGGCGCCGGGTGCAGGAGACGGCGCGCGCG